A genomic window from Xiphophorus hellerii strain 12219 unplaced genomic scaffold, Xiphophorus_hellerii-4.1 PGA_scaffold_71__1_contigs__length_207192, whole genome shotgun sequence includes:
- the LOC116716569 gene encoding delta(3,5)-Delta(2,4)-dienoyl-CoA isomerase, mitochondrial-like, producing the protein MLSVLLRSALPKYCRLWRPGPVRTMSSSDGPTAPFTTLAVSRPAESVTHVQLHRPAKRNAMNKAFWSEMVECFQQISDDQACRVVVISGAGTMFTAGIDLMDMAADIVQPEGDDTARIAWNLRKLIRRYQETFSVLEKCPKPVVAAVHGACIGGGVDLITACDIRLCTQDAWFQVKEVDIGLAADVGTLQRLPKVIGSRSLVNELALTARKMYADEAKSSGLVSRVFPDQEAMMAGALEMAAEIVARSPVAVQGTKINLIYSRDHGVAEGLDYMATWNMSMLQTQDVMKSAQAAMEKKSPKETLFSKL; encoded by the exons ATGCTGTCGGTCCTTCTCAGATCAGCTCTGCCTAAAT ACTGCAGGTTGTGGCGACCCGGCCCGGTCAGAACCATGTCGTCCTCAGACGGGCCCACGGCGCCGTTCACCACGCTGGCCGTCAGCCGGCCGGCCGAGTCCGTCACGCACGTCCAGCTGCACCGACCCGCCAAGCGCAACGCCATGAACAAAGCCTTCTGGAG TGAGATGGTGGAGTGTTTCCAGCAGATCTCTGATGACCAGGCCTGCAGGGTGGTGGTGATTTCTGGAGCAGGGACGATGTTCACAGCAG GGATCGACCTGATGGACATGGCGGCCGACATTGTGCAGCCGGAGGGCGACGACACGGCGCGGATCGCCTGGAACCTCAGGAAGCTGATCAGGAGGTACCAGGAGACGTTCTCCGTCTTGGAGAAG tGTCCAAAGCCGGTGGTGGCGGCGGTCCACGGTGCCTGCATCGGAGGAG GCGTTGACCTGATCACAGCCTGTGACATTCGGCTGTGCACCCAGGACGCCTGGTTCCAGGTCAAG GAAGTGGACATCGGTCTGGCAGCAGACGTAGGAACGCTGCAGCGGCTTCCTAAAGTGATCGGCAGCCGCAG CCTGGTGAACGAGCTGGCTCTGACCGCCAGGAAGATGTACGCCGACGAGGCCAAGAGCAGCGGACTGGTCAG CCGAGTGTTTCCAGATCAGGAAGCCATGATGGCCGGCGCGCTGGAGATGGCGGCGGAGATCGTGGCCCGCAGCCCGGTGGCCGTGCAGGGAACCAAAATCAACCTGATCTACTCCAGAGATCACGGCGTCGCCGAGGGACTCGACTACATG GCGACCTGGAACATGAGCATGCTGCAGACCCAGGATGTGATGAAGTCGGCTCAGGCCGCCATGGAGAAGAAAAGCCCCAAAGAGACGCTTTTCTCCAAACTCTGA